A single region of the Serinus canaria isolate serCan28SL12 chromosome 1, serCan2020, whole genome shotgun sequence genome encodes:
- the FSTL1 gene encoding follistatin-related protein 1 — protein sequence MIWKTLPLLCALLAAARLRAEEEPRSKSKICANVFCGAGRECAVTEKGEPTCLCIEKCKPHKRAVCGSNGKTYLNHCELHRDACLTGSKIQVDYDGHCKEKKSENPAASPVVCYQSDRDELRHRVIQWLEAEIIPDGWFSKGSNYSEVLDKYFKSFDDGDSRLDSTEFLKFVEQNETAINITTYMDQETNKLLRGLCVDALIELSDENADWKLSFNEFLKCLSPSFNPPEKKCALEDETYEDGAETQVECNRCVCACGNWVCTAMTCEGRNEKVPAQRHRPDQDLTEEEMARYVQELQKHQETAEKTKRMSTKEM from the exons GAAGAGCCAAGGAGCAAATCTAAGATCTGTGCCAATGTTTTCTGTGGAGCTGGGCGTGAATGTGCAGTGACAGAGAAGGGAGAGCCAACCTGCCTCTGCATTGAG AAATGCAAGCCTCACAAGAGGGCTGTGTGCGGGAGCAATGGCAAGACGTACCTGAACCACTGTGAGTTGCACCGTGACGCCTGCCTCACCGGCTCCAAGATCCAGGTGGATTACGATGGCCACTGCAAAG AGAAGAAGTCTGAGAATCCAGCTGCAAGTCCAG TTGTCTGCTACCAGTCGGACAGGGACGAGCTTCGTCACCGGGTCATCCAGTGGCTGGAAGCTGAGATTATCCCAGATGGGTGGTTCTCCAAGGGCAGTAACTACAGTGAAGTCCTGGACAAATATTTCAAG AGCTTTGATGATGGTGATTCTCGCTTGGACTCCACTGAATTCCTGAAGTTTGTGGAGCAGAATGAGACTGCCATCAACATCACCACCTACATGGACCAGGAGACCAACAAATTGCTCAG GGGACTCTGCGTAGATGCCCTCATCGAGCTGTCAGATGAAAATGCTGACTGGAAGCTCAGCTTCAATGAATTTCTCAAGTGCCTCAGCCCATCCTTCAACCCACCAGAGAAAA AGTGTGCCCTGGAAGATGAGACCTatgaggatggagcagagacCCAGGTGGAGTGCAACCGCTGCGTCTGTGCCTGTGGGAACTGGGTGTGCACCGCAATGACGTGCGAGG GGAGGAATGAAAAGGTGCCTGCTCAGAGACACCGACCTGATCAAGATTTGACTGAGGAGGAGATGGCCAGATACGTTCAGGAACTGCAGAAGCATCAG GAGACAGCTGAGAAGACCAAGAGAATGAGCACCAAGGAGATGTAA